In Desulfovibrio aminophilus, a single genomic region encodes these proteins:
- a CDS encoding methyl-accepting chemotaxis protein: MRMSIKVKLIAGLLAVVTVIMLGIFAVVGLNFSSQSIDAFTRSATGEMSQVDYAINLFLDECMMNADMLARSPVAARIGDITTSHVGTTEKRKARVETGDEAGRAVVDFFRAMQDSHTAYVEVFAGTEKGAFVSALEESDMPAGYDPRKRPWYTAALPITDRSSLSKAYMSTTGEAVTSVMRTVIRNGATLGVVGMDISLKRLTDLIKSIHLGQTGYMALVQDDGVVLADPRHEDFNFKNVAELKDKSLETLFKIGSGHADVTVDGKDYLGLVVTSKKTGWRLVGLIERSEITAPVRRTLTMLGGACLFALALLAAAIWILANTTIIRPLMRVADFLTAIAKGVYDHRLSHTRTDEIGHIYDSLNTTAQVLQNNIEEIHAKSRDAEDKARAAEHATAAAEEARTKAERARAEGMLHAAQRLEEVVRRIGDASERITTKSRDIQNGTETQRDRIQATATAMEEMNATVLEVAKNASNAAEQGKLAKDKAQEGASVVDSSIDAMNTTQRQAEVLQSNMSQLDDRARAIGNVITVIEDIADQTNLLALNAAIEAARAGEAGRGFAVVADEVRKLAEKTMTATKEVGESILSIQKVAAANISSMQGALDDLSKATGLARDSGVALKEIVASTEASAGQIQSIATAAEEQAAASEEINRSIEEINSIALATSNNVEESLESLEALGQQASALSGLIRQLKSEGGQ, encoded by the coding sequence ATGCGCATGTCGATAAAGGTGAAGCTCATTGCCGGACTTTTGGCCGTGGTCACGGTCATCATGCTCGGCATTTTCGCCGTCGTGGGGCTGAACTTCAGCTCCCAGTCCATCGACGCCTTCACCCGCTCGGCCACGGGCGAGATGTCGCAGGTGGACTACGCCATCAACCTCTTTCTGGACGAGTGCATGATGAACGCCGACATGCTGGCCCGCAGCCCGGTGGCCGCGCGGATCGGCGACATCACCACCAGCCACGTGGGCACCACTGAGAAGCGCAAGGCCCGGGTCGAGACGGGTGACGAGGCGGGCCGTGCCGTGGTGGACTTCTTCCGGGCCATGCAGGACTCCCACACGGCCTACGTGGAGGTCTTCGCGGGCACCGAGAAGGGCGCCTTCGTCTCCGCCCTGGAGGAGAGCGACATGCCCGCGGGCTATGACCCGCGCAAGCGGCCCTGGTACACGGCGGCCCTGCCCATCACGGACCGCTCCTCCCTGTCCAAGGCCTACATGTCCACCACGGGCGAAGCCGTCACCAGCGTCATGCGCACCGTGATCCGCAACGGCGCGACCCTGGGCGTGGTGGGCATGGACATCTCGCTCAAGCGCCTGACCGACCTCATCAAGTCCATCCACCTGGGCCAGACCGGCTACATGGCCCTGGTGCAGGACGACGGCGTGGTCCTGGCCGACCCGCGCCATGAGGACTTCAATTTCAAGAACGTCGCGGAACTCAAGGACAAGTCCTTGGAAACGCTGTTCAAGATAGGCTCGGGCCATGCCGACGTGACGGTGGACGGCAAGGATTACCTCGGGCTGGTGGTGACCTCCAAGAAGACCGGCTGGCGTCTGGTGGGCCTCATTGAACGGTCCGAAATCACGGCCCCGGTGCGCCGGACGCTGACCATGCTCGGCGGAGCCTGCCTGTTCGCCCTGGCCCTGCTGGCGGCGGCCATCTGGATTCTGGCCAACACGACCATCATCCGGCCGCTCATGCGCGTGGCCGACTTCCTGACGGCCATCGCCAAGGGCGTCTACGACCACCGCCTGAGCCACACGCGCACGGACGAGATCGGGCACATCTACGACTCGCTCAACACCACGGCCCAGGTGCTCCAGAACAACATCGAGGAAATCCACGCCAAGAGCCGGGACGCCGAGGACAAGGCCCGGGCCGCCGAGCACGCCACCGCCGCCGCCGAGGAGGCCCGGACCAAGGCCGAGCGCGCCAGGGCCGAGGGCATGCTCCACGCCGCCCAGCGCCTGGAGGAAGTGGTCCGGCGCATCGGCGACGCTTCCGAGCGCATCACCACCAAGTCCCGTGACATCCAGAACGGCACCGAGACCCAGCGCGACCGCATCCAGGCCACGGCCACGGCCATGGAGGAGATGAACGCCACGGTGCTGGAGGTGGCCAAGAACGCCAGCAACGCGGCCGAACAGGGCAAGCTGGCCAAGGACAAGGCCCAGGAGGGCGCGAGCGTGGTCGACAGCTCCATCGACGCCATGAACACCACCCAGCGCCAGGCCGAGGTGCTCCAGTCCAACATGTCCCAGCTGGACGACCGGGCCCGGGCCATCGGCAACGTGATCACCGTGATCGAGGACATCGCGGACCAGACGAACCTCCTGGCGCTCAACGCGGCCATCGAGGCCGCCCGCGCGGGCGAGGCCGGACGCGGCTTCGCGGTGGTCGCCGACGAGGTCCGCAAGCTGGCCGAGAAGACCATGACCGCCACCAAGGAGGTGGGCGAGTCCATCCTCTCGATCCAGAAGGTGGCCGCGGCCAACATCTCCTCCATGCAGGGCGCCCTGGACGACCTGTCCAAGGCCACGGGCCTGGCCCGGGATTCGGGCGTGGCGCTGAAGGAGATCGTGGCCAGCACCGAGGCCTCGGCCGGGCAGATCCAGAGCATCGCCACGGCGGCCGAGGAGCAGGCGGCGGCCTCGGAGGAGATCAACCGCTCCATCGAGGAGATCAACTCCATCGCCCTGGCCACCTCGAACAACGTGGAGGAGTCCCTGGAGAGCCTGGAAGCCCTCGGCCAGCAGGCATCGGCCCTTTCCGGACTGATCCGCCAGCTCAAGAGCGAGGGCGGACAATAG
- a CDS encoding YajQ family cyclic di-GMP-binding protein — MPSFDIVSQVDLQEVDNACNNVRKELGTRFDFRNVPTEIELNKKDKRIQITTGSETHLKSVRELLTGHCVRRKVDPKCLEFGKHEPTSQGRVKAEVKVREGIAKETAQKIVKAIKGSPFSKVQASIQDEQVRVAGKKLDDLQGVIQLVRGMDLDVPVQFVNMKQ; from the coding sequence ATGCCCTCGTTCGACATCGTCAGTCAGGTGGACCTGCAGGAAGTGGACAACGCCTGCAACAACGTGCGCAAGGAGCTCGGGACGCGTTTCGACTTCCGCAACGTGCCCACGGAGATCGAGCTGAACAAGAAGGACAAGCGCATCCAGATCACCACGGGCAGCGAGACGCATCTCAAGTCCGTGCGTGAGCTGCTCACGGGCCACTGCGTGCGCCGCAAGGTGGACCCCAAGTGCCTGGAGTTCGGCAAGCACGAGCCCACGTCCCAGGGCCGGGTCAAGGCCGAGGTCAAGGTGCGCGAGGGCATCGCCAAGGAGACGGCCCAGAAGATCGTCAAGGCGATCAAGGGCTCGCCGTTCTCCAAGGTCCAGGCGTCCATCCAGGACGAGCAGGTGCGGGTCGCGGGCAAGAAGCTCGACGACCTGCAGGGCGTGATCCAGCTCGTGCGCGGCATGGATCTGGATGTGCCGGTGCAGTTCGTGAACATGAAGCAGTGA
- a CDS encoding cobalamin biosynthesis protein CbiL, giving the protein MNRHAARLALAALLVLFAALPALAHKVNIFAYAENGSIHTESSFGGKRAVNQGIVEVRDTAGGELLLSGTTDDDGKWSFPIPAQFREKRPGLTLVIKAGEGHQGQWEMKPEDYLESGAAAAPQPAAQAAEAQAAPAPSAAQAPADAATLEQTVNRIVEAKLAPLRKQIGEAETGDPGPAEILGGLGFIMGLGALVMAARRRKG; this is encoded by the coding sequence ATGAACCGTCACGCGGCCCGTCTGGCTCTCGCGGCCCTGCTTGTCCTCTTCGCGGCCCTTCCGGCCCTGGCCCACAAGGTGAACATCTTCGCCTACGCCGAGAACGGCTCCATCCACACCGAAAGCAGCTTCGGCGGCAAGCGCGCCGTGAACCAGGGGATCGTGGAGGTGCGCGACACGGCCGGCGGCGAGCTTCTGCTCAGCGGAACCACTGACGACGACGGGAAATGGTCCTTCCCCATCCCGGCCCAGTTCCGCGAAAAGCGCCCCGGGCTCACGCTGGTGATCAAGGCCGGGGAAGGCCACCAGGGCCAGTGGGAGATGAAGCCCGAGGACTACCTGGAGTCCGGCGCTGCCGCGGCCCCGCAACCCGCGGCCCAGGCCGCCGAGGCGCAGGCGGCCCCCGCGCCCTCGGCCGCCCAGGCTCCGGCCGACGCCGCCACCCTGGAGCAGACCGTGAACCGCATCGTGGAGGCCAAGCTGGCCCCCCTGCGCAAGCAGATCGGCGAGGCCGAGACCGGCGATCCCGGCCCGGCCGAGATTCTTGGCGGCCTGGGTTTCATCATGGGTCTGGGCGCGCTGGTCATGGCCGCGCGGCGGCGCAAGGGCTGA
- a CDS encoding HD domain-containing protein, producing the protein MYTIIRKSLLELVFSGSFMKRWNDKLRPMELVEVDKQGHKMITAWLLYMLSARNLPPDERLRLGDEIVEGGLFDYFYRLVITDIKPPVFYQIKTNPADYRKLTSWVLDQLRPRVTPLGEETWARMTEYLMNPVDDTPVRRILLAAHLFASYSEFKLLKTLNRADDEMADIEKSFVDRLHGLEDLPGVTDLLAGNESVLGRFAGMCGHLRFQKRWSQTPRIPETSVLGHVFVVAAFAWFFSLEVEACPARRQNNFFSGLFHDLPELLTRDIISPVKLSAPEIADLIKAYENRELQRLVMKPLRDNGLADVAARLGYYLGLDAGSEFAATILENGRARAVSSGELSRDCNRDELDPKDGELLKMCDKLAAFIEAYTALRTGITSDQLTQACWRIRQQFHENPVVAGVHIGALLADFA; encoded by the coding sequence ATGTACACGATCATCCGCAAGAGCCTGCTGGAGCTGGTCTTTTCCGGCTCGTTCATGAAGCGCTGGAACGACAAGCTCCGGCCCATGGAACTGGTGGAGGTGGACAAACAGGGCCACAAGATGATCACCGCCTGGCTCCTGTACATGCTCAGCGCCCGGAACCTGCCGCCGGACGAACGGCTGCGCCTGGGCGACGAGATCGTGGAGGGCGGCCTCTTCGACTATTTCTACCGCCTGGTCATCACGGACATCAAGCCGCCGGTCTTCTACCAGATCAAGACCAACCCGGCGGACTACCGCAAGCTCACCTCCTGGGTCCTGGACCAGCTCCGGCCACGGGTCACGCCCCTGGGCGAGGAGACCTGGGCGCGCATGACCGAGTACCTGATGAACCCGGTGGACGACACCCCGGTCCGACGCATCCTCCTGGCCGCGCACCTCTTCGCCAGCTACTCCGAATTCAAGCTGCTCAAGACGCTCAACCGCGCCGACGACGAGATGGCCGATATCGAGAAAAGCTTCGTGGACCGGCTGCACGGGCTGGAGGATCTGCCCGGCGTCACCGATCTCCTGGCCGGAAACGAAAGCGTGCTCGGCCGCTTCGCGGGCATGTGCGGGCACCTGCGCTTCCAGAAGCGCTGGTCCCAAACCCCGCGCATCCCGGAGACCTCGGTGCTCGGCCACGTCTTCGTGGTGGCCGCCTTCGCCTGGTTCTTCAGCCTGGAGGTGGAGGCCTGCCCCGCGCGGCGGCAGAACAACTTCTTTTCCGGCCTGTTCCACGACCTGCCCGAGCTGCTCACCCGCGACATCATCTCGCCGGTGAAGCTCTCGGCCCCGGAGATCGCGGACCTCATCAAGGCCTATGAAAACCGCGAACTCCAGCGTCTGGTCATGAAGCCCCTGCGCGACAACGGGCTCGCGGACGTGGCCGCGCGCCTGGGCTACTATCTCGGCCTGGACGCGGGGTCCGAATTCGCCGCCACAATTCTGGAGAACGGCCGCGCCCGGGCAGTGAGCAGCGGAGAGCTGAGCCGGGACTGCAACCGCGACGAGCTGGACCCCAAGGACGGCGAACTGCTCAAGATGTGCGACAAGCTGGCCGCCTTCATCGAGGCCTACACCGCCCTGCGCACCGGCATCACCTCGGACCAACTGACCCAGGCCTGCTGGCGCATCCGCCAGCAATTCCACGAAAATCCCGTGGTCGCCGGGGTGCACATCGGGGCCCTGCTGGCGGACTTCGCCTGA
- the rlmD gene encoding 23S rRNA (uracil(1939)-C(5))-methyltransferase RlmD, with protein sequence MIEKNSRIECEITALALGGRGVARVDGMVVFVERSLPGQRVLAQVDRVKKRFAEARAVEVLRQSEHWRAPFCPHFGACGGCILQDLDYDEQLRWKNQHVADALARIGGVWSVDQRPILASPEIVHYRNKMEFAFEGEGQSLRLGLKARGGNRVVDLTGCRLQSPESARLVNAARDFCRASGVSAWNGRHRGFWRHLVIRQSAATGQILAHCITSPESRHFATAAALGQALKEAVPGLTGFAHSTSSNRAALAVGEQGILALGADHLDEELDGLRYRVSANAFFQTNTAAAGLLFAEVLDMAGLSGEEVVYDLYCGVGGISLPLARRAARVFGFEVSEEAVADARENAELNGLDNCRFAAGRVNADLFRDLPRPEVLVCDPPRAGLDDEAREAILELAPRRVVAVSCDPATLARDVALLAPAYSLAAARPVDMFPHTAHVETVALLTRLA encoded by the coding sequence CGAAGTCTGCCCGGCCAGCGCGTGCTGGCCCAGGTGGACCGCGTCAAGAAACGCTTCGCCGAGGCCCGGGCCGTGGAGGTCCTGCGCCAGTCCGAGCACTGGCGGGCCCCATTCTGCCCGCACTTCGGCGCCTGCGGCGGCTGCATCCTGCAGGACCTGGACTACGACGAGCAGCTGCGCTGGAAGAACCAGCACGTGGCCGACGCCCTGGCCCGCATCGGCGGCGTCTGGAGCGTGGACCAGCGCCCCATCCTGGCCTCGCCGGAAATCGTCCACTACCGCAACAAGATGGAATTCGCCTTCGAGGGCGAGGGCCAGAGCCTGCGGCTGGGACTCAAGGCGCGCGGGGGCAACCGGGTGGTGGACCTCACGGGCTGCCGTCTCCAGTCCCCGGAGAGCGCCCGGCTGGTGAACGCGGCCCGCGACTTCTGCCGGGCCTCGGGCGTGTCCGCCTGGAACGGACGGCACCGAGGATTCTGGCGCCATCTCGTGATCCGCCAGTCCGCCGCCACGGGCCAGATCCTGGCCCACTGCATCACCAGCCCCGAATCCCGCCACTTCGCCACCGCCGCCGCCCTGGGACAGGCCCTCAAGGAGGCCGTGCCCGGGCTCACCGGCTTCGCCCACTCCACCAGCTCCAACCGCGCGGCCCTGGCCGTGGGCGAGCAGGGCATCCTGGCCCTGGGCGCGGACCACCTGGACGAGGAACTGGACGGGCTGCGCTACCGCGTCTCGGCCAACGCCTTCTTCCAGACCAACACGGCCGCCGCCGGGCTGCTCTTCGCCGAGGTGCTGGACATGGCCGGGCTTTCCGGCGAGGAAGTGGTCTACGACCTGTACTGCGGCGTGGGGGGCATCAGCCTGCCCCTGGCCCGCCGCGCGGCCCGGGTCTTCGGCTTCGAGGTCTCGGAGGAGGCCGTGGCCGACGCCCGCGAGAACGCGGAGCTCAACGGCCTGGACAACTGCCGCTTCGCGGCCGGGCGGGTGAACGCCGACCTGTTCCGCGACCTGCCCCGGCCCGAGGTGCTCGTCTGCGACCCGCCGCGCGCCGGGCTGGACGACGAGGCTCGCGAGGCCATCCTGGAGCTGGCCCCCCGGCGGGTGGTGGCGGTGTCCTGCGACCCGGCCACCCTGGCCCGGGACGTGGCCCTGCTGGCCCCGGCCTATTCCCTGGCCGCCGCGCGGCCGGTGGACATGTTCCCGCACACGGCCCACGTGGAGACCGTGGCGCTGCTCACGCGCCTGGCCTGA